In Terriglobus sp. TAA 43, a single window of DNA contains:
- a CDS encoding DUF6580 family putative transport protein, with translation MAYLVLLIAILSRVLPRLLHVTGGNVTTVGASLLFFGACLASGKRWHAALAVVALAATDWWLTVFGYGYAFHLSGYIVTWLWYAAVILAASVTLHRKHSWLGVGMAALASATSFFLLSNYVVFLRSGMYPHTLEGLITCYTAAVPFYQNDLISTLLFSGLFFLLPTTESIPGLAGTSFRKNAA, from the coding sequence ATGGCCTACCTGGTGCTCCTGATCGCTATCCTGAGTCGTGTGCTGCCGCGGTTGCTGCACGTCACTGGCGGCAATGTGACCACCGTGGGCGCGTCGCTGTTGTTCTTCGGCGCATGCCTGGCCAGCGGAAAGCGTTGGCACGCAGCCTTAGCTGTAGTGGCCCTTGCAGCCACGGACTGGTGGCTTACTGTATTTGGGTACGGCTACGCCTTCCATCTCAGCGGCTACATCGTCACATGGCTCTGGTATGCCGCTGTGATCCTTGCAGCTTCCGTAACGCTGCATCGTAAGCACTCGTGGCTTGGCGTGGGCATGGCCGCGCTGGCATCTGCCACAAGCTTTTTCCTGTTGAGCAATTATGTGGTCTTCCTGCGCAGCGGCATGTATCCGCATACTTTGGAAGGTCTCATCACCTGCTACACAGCAGCGGTGCCGTTCTACCAGAACGACTTGATCTCCACGCTGCTGTTCTCGGGCCTGTTCTTCCTGCTGCCCACCACCGAAAGCATTCCGGGATTGGCTGGCACGTCCTTCCGCAAGAATGCGGCGTAA